ACGATGTGCCGGGCGTCGAACTGGGTCATCATGGGGATCAGTGCTCGTTTGAAGCGTTTCTGGACAAGTACGAACTGAAAGATCCCGCGCTTCTCGAGCTTGCCCTGATCGTACGGGGCGCCGACACCGAAGCGCGGGGGCTCACGCCGGAATCGGCGGGGCTCTATGCGGTGGCGACCGGCTTTCAGGCCATGGCGCGGGACGACTTCGACAACATGCAGAAGCAGTTCCCCGTCTACGACGCGCTGTATGACTACTGCCGCGCGCGGTTGGCGGCGGCAAAGTAGAGGACGGCAGACCGAGGCTAACTGGGATTGAGTCGAAGTCTGAGCTGATCCGACATGTCCGCCCTCCAAGCGCTGCTCGCGGCCGCGATGTTCGGGCTGAGCGTCCCGTTGGCCAAGCGGTTGCTCGATGTTGGCTCGCCTCTCTTTCTCGCGGGACTTCTCTATCTTGGCGCCGGCTTGTTCCTCACCGGGGTGCGGGCCGTCACGCGGTCGCGGCGCTCGCCGCGCCCCCTGGAACCGCGGGAGCGCGTGATCCTCGTCGGCGTGGTGCTGACGGGTGGGGTCCTCGCGCCGCCGCTTCTCCTCTGGGGCCTGGCCCGGGCCCCCGCGAGCGCGGCGTCGTTGCTGCTGAACCTCGAGGTCGTGTTCACCGTAGTCCTCGCGGGCGCCATCTTCCATGAACATCTCGGCACCCGTGTGGTCGCTGCGTCGGTCATGCTGGCCGCGGGCGGCATCGTGCTCGGCTGGCCCTCTGGGCATCTTGATCTGCCGATCGCCTCAGCCGCCGTGGCCGGTGCGTG
This portion of the Candidatus Methylomirabilota bacterium genome encodes:
- a CDS encoding chromate resistance protein ChrB domain-containing protein — encoded protein: MKWVTREKARVDRIACPWLITRFIDKEPMFLFVPARDVLAVAKQEEAIPYDVPGVELGHHGDQCSFEAFLDKYELKDPALLELALIVRGADTEARGLTPESAGLYAVATGFQAMARDDFDNMQKQFPVYDALYDYCRARLAAAK